A single region of the Vicia villosa cultivar HV-30 ecotype Madison, WI linkage group LG4, Vvil1.0, whole genome shotgun sequence genome encodes:
- the LOC131597343 gene encoding tetraspanin-11-like — protein MFRISNTLVGFLNILTLFLSLAGMVGSAYIHFHKTDCLKVLMYPLLFGTIFIFVVSILGITGSLFRINEALYAYLLASFFVILGFMLFTVFALFVTNKVVAEKVSDKGIQQYRVENFSPWLQQYVINDKNWNDIKSCLVDVGLCQRNISFEQVGCCQPPVQCGFTMKNETFWEVPRTGPAVNDTDCRTWKNREKILCYDCNSCKGQVLANIRKQWRYLTIFNVCVLIILTTIYVLGCYAIRKNPIHQHQHLEYHSYGITHHDIGIR, from the exons atgtTCCGTATAAGCAACACATTGGTTGGTTTCCTTAACATACTAACCTTATTCCTTTCGCTCGCCGGAATGGTTGGTTCCGCCTACATCCACTTTCATAAAACCGACTGTCTCAAAGTATTGATGTATCCTCTCCTCTTCGGCACCATCTTCATTTTCGTCGTTTCCATTCTCGGAATAACGGGCTCCTTGTTCCGCATCAACGAGGCTCTCTATGCTTACCTTCTTGCATCGTTCTTTGTTATATTAGGGTTCATGTTGTTCACTGTTTTTGCACTGTTTGTCACTAATAAAGTGGTTGCTGAGAAGGTCTCTGATAAAGGAATTCAACAGTATAGGGTTGAGAATTTTTCTCCTTGGTTGCAGCAATATGTTATTAACGACAAAAATTGGAATGATATTAAAAGTTGTTTGGTAGATGTAGGTCTGTGTCAACGAAACATCTCCTTCGAACAG GTTGGATGCTGTCAGCCACCTGTGCAATGTGGATTCACTATGAAGAATGAAACATTCTGGGAAGTACCAAGAACAGGTCCAGCAGTGAACGATACAGATTGTAGAACATGGAAGAATAGAGAGAAAATCTTGTGTTATGATTGCAATTCATGCAAAGGACAAGTGTTGGCTAACATAAGGAAACAGTGGAGATATCTAACTATATTCAATGTTTGTGTGCTTATAATCCTCACTACTATATATGTTTTGGGATGCTATGCTATCAGGAAGAATCCAATACATCAACACCAACATTTGGAGTACCATTCATATGGAATCACCCATCATGATATTGGAATTCGTTGA